The Zonotrichia albicollis isolate bZonAlb1 chromosome 9, bZonAlb1.hap1, whole genome shotgun sequence genome has a window encoding:
- the FAM131A gene encoding LOW QUALITY PROTEIN: protein FAM131A (The sequence of the model RefSeq protein was modified relative to this genomic sequence to represent the inferred CDS: inserted 2 bases in 1 codon), which produces MRPGGDVGGEEPAVVPAPGXPPGSMGCIGSKTTIVAVDTTLCVEWKEVKALSPLNVARPLPRLVRQASFDSQDFLQVNVEDTVEMLPKSRRALTIQEIAALARSSLHGISQVVKEHVTKPTAMAQGRVAHLIEWKGWCKPVESPSALESAFSSYCHLSEGEQEARFAAGVAEQFAIAEAKLRAWSSVDGDDSNDESYDEDFMPSTESSQPTELPGTMPASALLRDLLQGHLCQLGVRHGSCEPESDSSHTLSPETLCSSLCSLEMVSPSELTAKLLGSLGGEDLLLPKLPPPASQSALRGLARLRCQDSLYSVSYAEACLSPTEDEVVLSKDFPLRRKISDVASSGVASLEEEEEAEEP; this is translated from the exons ATGCGGCCGGGGGGCGATGTGGGCGGCGAGGAGCCGGCGGTAGTGCCCGCACCGGG CCCCCCCGGGAGCATGGGCTGCATCGGCTCCAAAACCACCATCG TGGCCGTGGACACAACGCTGTGTGTGGAGTGGAAGGAGGTGAAGGCACTGTCCCCCCTGAACGTTGCCCGCCCGCTGCCCCGGCTGGTGCGCCAGGCCTCCTTCGACAGCCAGGACTTCCTCCAG GTCAATGTTGAGGACACTGTCGAGATGCTGCCCAAGTCACGGCGCGCGCTGACCATCCAGGAGATCGCTGCCCTGGCCCGCTCCTCGCTGCACG GCATCTCGCAGGTGGTGAAGGAGCACGTGACAAAGCCAACAGCCATGGCACAGGGCCGTGTTGCCCACCTCATCGAGTGGAAGGGCTGGTGTAAGCCAGTGGAGTCACCTTCCGCCCTGGAGAGCGCCTTCAGCTCCTACTGCCACCTGAGCGAGGGCGAGCAGGAGGCGCGGTTCGCTGCCG GTGTGGCGGAGCAGTTTGCCATTGCTGAGGCCAAGCTGCGGGCCTGGTCCTCAGTGGATGGGGACGACTCCAACGATGAGTCCTACGACGAGGACTTCATGCCCTCTACAGAGAGCTCCCAGCCCACTG agctgccaggcacGATGCCCGCCAGCGCGCTGCTGCGAGACCTGCTGCAGGGCCACCTGTGCCAGCTGGGCGTGCGGCACGGCTCCTGCGAGCCCGAGAGCGACTCCTCGCACACCCTCTCCCCCGAGActctctgctccagcctctgcagcctggagaTGGTGTCCCCCTCCGAACTCACTGCCAAACTGCTGGGCTCCCTGGGGGGAGaggacctgctgctgcccaagctGCCGCCCCCAGCCAGCCAAAGTGCCTTGCGGGGCCTGGCACGGCTCCGGTGCCAGGACTCCCTCTACTCCGTGTCCTACGCCGAAGCCTGTCTCTCACCCACGGAGGACGAGGTGGTGCTGAGCAAGGACTTCCCACTCCGCCGGAAAATCTCTGACGTCGCCTCCTCCGGGGTGGCAtcgctggaggaggaggaggaggccgaAGAGCCCTGA
- the LOC113459013 gene encoding heat shock protein beta-7-like yields the protein MASLSSASTYRAELLSAYGQGHGKPCFEGDLRHGAFGARGQEAFGYPESPGAMYPCSLGTWVRAQGDTYQVVADVSQFEPPDIVVTTSNCHVTIQAEKVAEDGTVCDTFTHKCQLPEDTDPLSVSCALTEIGTLVITVQRRASPGPGQRPQGLHRSEAVL from the exons ATGGCATCGCTCAGCTCGGCCTCCACGTACCGCGCCGAGCTCCTCAGCGCCTACGGGCAGGGGCACGGCAAGCCCTGCTTCGAGGGCGACCTGCGGCATGGAGCCTTCGGGGCACGGGGACAGGAGGCGTTTGGGTACCCAG AGTCCCCAGGTGCCATGTACCCCTGCAGCCTGGGCACCTGGGTGCGTGCCCAGGGTGACACCTACCAAGTGGTGGCCGACGTCAGCCAGTTTGAGCCCCCTGACATTGTGGTGACCACCTCCAACTGCCACGTCACCATCCAGGCAGAAAAG GTGGCTGAGGATGGCACCGTCTGTGACACCTTCACCCACAAGTGCCAGCTGCCCGAGGACACAGACCCGCTGTCGGTGAGCTGTGCCCTCACCGAGATTGGCACACTGGTCATCACTGTGCAGCGccgtgccagccccggcccTGGGCAGCGCCCGCAGGGGCTGCACCGCAGCGAGGCTGTGCTGTGA